One region of Acomys russatus chromosome 8, mAcoRus1.1, whole genome shotgun sequence genomic DNA includes:
- the LOC127193017 gene encoding LOW QUALITY PROTEIN: igE-binding protein-like (The sequence of the model RefSeq protein was modified relative to this genomic sequence to represent the inferred CDS: substituted 1 base at 1 genomic stop codon): MAVLNSRNSGFSFWPRKICQKLYNIFPVYETENGGQVHAPVEYNLIKELAESVRKYRVNANFTLVMLDRIGTGTLTPSDWQVVVKAALPDMGQYMEWRALWYEAAQTQAQANALALTPEKRNWTFDLLIGQGQFTAHQTNYHWGAYVQVSQTAIRAWKALSKKEEANRHLTKIIXGPEESFSDFVARMTEAAGRIFGDAEQVEPFIEQLIFEQATQECRAAIAPRRNKGLQDWLRVCRDLGGPLTNAGLAAAILQSQRRPTGKANQKTCYNCGKPGHFKRDCKNLDKKREITTLCNRCGKGYHKVSQCRSVRDMQGRLLPPINHQSVDGHQVSDMPKNGSSGPRSQGPQRYGNRFIKTQEDNKWKVPLLTRRLSIYPFGAQAVNAIL; the protein is encoded by the exons atggcagttcttaattctcgTAAC tctggattttccttttggccgAGAAAAATTTGTCAAAAGTTATACAACATTTTTCCTGTTTATGAAACAGAGAATGGGGGGCAAGTACATGCCCCCGTTGAATATAATTTGATTAAAGAGTTGGCTGAATCTGTCCGCAAATACAGGGTTAATGCAAATTTCACCCTGGTGATGCTAGACAGAATTGGCACGGGCACAttaactccttctgattggcaAGTGGTAGTAAAAGCAGCACTTCCAGATATGGGCCAATACATGgaatggagggctctctggtatGAGGCCGCTCAAACACAAGCCCAAGCTAATGCTCTTGCCCTTACTCCTGAAAAGAGAAATTGGACCTTTGACTTGCTAATAGGTCAAGGTCAATTTACCGCACATCAAACAAATTACCATTGGGGAGCCTATGTTCAAGTTTCACAAACGGCTATTAGAGCCTGGAAGGCACTTTCTAAAAAAGAGGAGGCCAATAGGCACCTTACAAAAATCATTTAGGGCCCTGAAGAATCATTTTCCGATTTCGTGGCTAGAATGACAGAAGCAGCTGGACGTATCTTTGGGGATGCAGAACAGGTTGAGCCTTTTATTGAACAACTGATATTTGAACAAGCCACTCAAGAATGCAGAGCTGCTATAGCCCCAAGAAGAAATAAAGGCTTGCAAGACTGGCTCAGAGTGTGTAGGGACCTTGGCGGGCCTCTTACTAATGCGGGCTTAGCAGCTGCTATTCTTCAGTCTCAAAGGCGCCCTACGGGCAAAGCTAATCAGAAGACTTGCTATAACTGTGGTAAGCctggacattttaaaagagattgcAAAAATTTagacaaaaaaagagagataacaaCTCTCTGTAACCGTTGCGGCAAAGGATATCATAAGGTTAGCCAATGTCGCTCGGTGAGAGACATGCAAGGGAGACTTCTCCCACCTATCAACCATCAGTCGGTTGACGGCCACCAGGTTTCCGACATGCCAAAAAACGGGTCATCGGGCCCTCGGTCCCAGGGCCCTCAAAGATATGGGAACCGATTCATCAAAACCCAGGAGGACAACAAGTGGAAGGTCCCTTTGCTCACGCGCAGGTTATCCATTTATCCgtttggggcacaggctgtcaacgccatcttgtaa